One Indicator indicator isolate 239-I01 chromosome Z, UM_Iind_1.1, whole genome shotgun sequence genomic window carries:
- the LOC128979302 gene encoding uncharacterized protein LOC128979302 has product MHSTKPCSDCTTVAEGQGFLIRNTHQEKCICISHHETNSITLADCKANSRKQQWSWDPATRTIVSIQTKQCLSAHKMQEYALVKLEPCGDWKHQVWSCSKKGHLTLQSLGFHLSTKEDGHSIFASREKNKFSRWKTLADETICAAAQTRALMPSKPTQQAVDTHVWIYETKNTDSSKTHAMDKESSVSLTDPPLDNKFVSTVSPVKNKQAYLPANEDVSHNHSKKHHGNRGKNAGARLAGTNWKTAMLVLSPLAFILGLIILTLNVHYNKKKKILSALKSSPAPSSGADLREPSPLQRGPRPYLPPSRSPSLRHGEILIEWKDGTVTPLFDNANYQMD; this is encoded by the exons ATGCACAGTACTAAACCATGCTCTGATTGTACCACAGTAGCAGAGGGACAAGGATTCCTCATAAGGAACACCCATCAAGAAAAGTGCATTTGCATCTCCCACCATGAGACCAACAGCATCACCCTGGCTGACTGCAAGGCAAACTCCCGGAAGCAACAGTGGAGCTGGGACCCTGCCACCAGGACCATTGTCAGCATTCAAACAAAGCAGTGCTTGTCAGCCCACAAGATGCAGGAGTATGCCTTGGTCAAGCTGGAGCCTTGTGGGGACTGGAAACACCAAGTGTGGTCCTGCAGCAAGAAAGGACACTTGACTCTGCAGAGCTTGGGTTTCCACCTCAGCACCAAGGAAGATGGCCACAGCATCTTTGCCTCAAGGGAGAAGAATAAATTCAGCAGGTGGAAGACTTTAGCAGATGAAAccatctgtgctgctgcccagacgCGAGCCCTGATGCCCAGCAAACCAACACAACAGGCTGTAGACACACATGTGTGGATCTATGAAA CAAAAAACACTGATTCATCAAAGACTCATGCCATGGACAAAGAATCTTCTGTGAGCTTGACTGACCCACCTCTGGATAACAAATTTGTCAGCACAGTATCTCCAGTGAAGAACAAACAGGCATACCTGCCAGCAAATGAGG ATGTGTCCCACAATCACTCTAAAAAGCACCATGGAAATCGAGGGAAGAATGCAGGGGCCAGGCTTGCAG GCACGAACTGGAAGACAGCCATGCTGGTCCTCAGTCCCTTGGCGTTCATTCTGGGATTAATAATACTGACACTGAATGTTCATTACAACAA GAAGAAGAAAATCCTTTCTGCTCTGAAGAgctccccagcccccagcagcggAGCTGACTTAAGAGAGCCATCTCCCTTACAAAGAGGTCCCCGGCCATACCTTCCGCCATCTCGTTCTCCTTCCTTGAGGCATGGAGAGATTCTTATTGAGTGGAAAGATGGGACTGTCACTCCTCTTTTTGATAATGCCAACTATCAAATGGACTAG
- the NUDT2 gene encoding bis(5'-nucleosyl)-tetraphosphatase [asymmetrical] → MAVRACGLIIYRRLQSPPSSKVADGIEYLLLQTSYGTHHWTPPKGHVDPGEDDLQTAFRETQEEAGLQASQLTLIEGYKKELHYPVRGKPKTVVYWLAEMKDCNTEIKLSEEHQAFQWLKLEDACKLAEYEDMQATLKEVHQFLCSKE, encoded by the exons ATGGCTGTGAGAGCTTGTGGCTTGATCATCtacaggaggctgcagtcaccACCATCTTCTAAGGTCGCTGATGGTATTGAGTATCTCCTCCTTCAGACATCCTATGGGACCCATCATTGGACCCCACCCAAAG GCCACGTGGACCCAGGAGAGGATGACCTGCAGACGGCCTTCCGGGAAACGCAGGAAGAGGCTGGTCTCCAGGCCAGTCAGCTCACCCTCATAGAGGGGTACAAGAAAGAACTGCACTATCCTGTCCGTGGCAAGCCTAAAACGGTCGTTTACTGGCTGGCTGAAATGAAGGACTGTAACACTGAAATCAAGCTCTCGGAGGAGCACCAAGCTTTTCAGTGGCTGAAGCTGGAGGATGCTTGTAAACTTGCAGAATATGAGGACATGCAAGCAACACTGAAAGAAGTTCATCAGTTTCTCTGCTCCAAAGAATAA